The Dethiosulfovibrio peptidovorans DSM 11002 genome has a window encoding:
- a CDS encoding 2-oxoacid:acceptor oxidoreductase family protein: MQIVIVGVGGQGILFSSKVLGEIALRRGEKVIGSEVHGMSQRGGSVISHFKSGDHFGPLVQSGDADVLLAFDTDEAIGNVSFLRSGGTLIVNCDDPARFETGTMGEYLRDKDIKVLSVDGYGILREKMGGRFLFLNVMILGALVASDSSGISMEDMASAVMDLSPERFRDDNIKALKLGFKR; encoded by the coding sequence ATGCAGATAGTCATCGTTGGAGTCGGAGGACAGGGCATACTGTTTTCCAGCAAGGTGCTCGGAGAGATCGCCCTTAGGCGGGGCGAGAAGGTAATCGGCAGCGAGGTCCACGGCATGTCCCAAAGGGGAGGCTCGGTCATAAGCCATTTCAAGTCGGGGGACCATTTCGGACCTCTGGTGCAGAGCGGGGATGCCGACGTCCTCCTGGCCTTCGATACAGACGAGGCGATAGGAAACGTGTCCTTTCTTCGGTCGGGCGGAACCTTGATCGTGAACTGCGACGACCCAGCCAGATTCGAGACAGGGACAATGGGAGAATATCTTCGAGATAAGGACATAAAAGTCCTGTCGGTCGACGGATATGGAATCCTCAGAGAGAAGATGGGGGGGCGGTTTCTCTTCCTCAACGTGATGATCTTGGGGGCTTTGGTGGCGTCCGATTCCTCCGGTATCTCCATGGAAGACATGGCGTCGGCGGTGATGGATCTATCTCCCGAGAGGTTCAGGGACGATAACATAAAAGCTCTAAAATTGGGTTTTAAGAGGTAG
- a CDS encoding thiamine pyrophosphate-dependent enzyme, with the protein MSERRILLGNEAIARGVVESGCAVATAYPGTPSSEILPAIAAYSDEMGTNTQVEWGANEKVALEMAIGACYAGKRSCAVMKQVGLNVAADPFMSVAHQKLDGGLLVVVSDDPGCHASQDDQDSRSYASAAKIPCFDPSDAREAKAMVADAFDLADRYGIMAMLRPTVRVDHCRQDVEIIENVVSQRDAVFDRKPAGKRIVMPAVIHGFLDDHSARFEAIRGEFGAMDRYNFEVPSEEPANLGVIACGISYSVVRDILNRLGRKDVSILKIGTPVPLPVNLVEDFVDRHDRVLVLEETQPVVEGQIPNRTAVMGRWNGWVPKTGELVPEVVESVLLRALGVKEDLSDREVFNKIEEELSPERRRPRLCPGCSHRPAYFSIRKVFPDAVVASDIGCYGLAIAQNAVDTNICMGGSVTAASGIYLAFKADGKGTDRPIFATLGDSTFFHSGMTGLATAVYNRHAFVLVILDNRITAMTGGQDHPGTGDKMRSGEEGVSVSIEEAVKGCGVKWLSVLDPYDIEKNKKTIEKAWEHASSNGEPAVIVFRHPCITMLKVKPEYRPVKVDPSVCIGCGICIRDFNCPGLVWDQATGKAMVDDRYCVNCGVCVAVCPKGAIVPEGGDR; encoded by the coding sequence ATGTCAGAGAGAAGAATACTGCTTGGAAACGAGGCAATAGCCAGAGGGGTTGTGGAGTCGGGGTGTGCCGTCGCCACGGCCTACCCCGGAACTCCTTCGTCGGAGATATTGCCTGCCATAGCGGCATATTCCGACGAAATGGGGACCAATACCCAGGTGGAATGGGGGGCCAACGAGAAGGTTGCCCTAGAGATGGCCATAGGGGCCTGTTATGCCGGAAAGAGAAGCTGTGCCGTGATGAAACAGGTCGGGTTGAACGTGGCAGCAGATCCCTTCATGAGCGTGGCCCATCAGAAATTGGACGGAGGCCTGTTGGTCGTGGTGTCCGACGATCCGGGATGTCACGCATCCCAGGACGATCAGGACAGCAGATCCTACGCCTCGGCGGCCAAAATACCCTGTTTTGACCCTTCCGACGCAAGGGAGGCGAAGGCCATGGTTGCGGACGCATTCGATCTGGCCGATAGATACGGGATCATGGCCATGCTCAGACCCACGGTAAGGGTTGACCACTGTCGGCAGGACGTGGAGATTATAGAAAACGTGGTTTCCCAGAGGGACGCTGTTTTCGACCGTAAACCCGCCGGCAAGAGGATAGTCATGCCGGCGGTTATACACGGTTTTCTCGACGATCATTCCGCTCGTTTCGAGGCGATTCGTGGCGAATTCGGAGCGATGGATCGCTATAACTTCGAGGTGCCCTCTGAAGAGCCCGCCAATTTGGGTGTCATAGCCTGCGGCATATCCTACTCGGTTGTCAGGGATATACTCAATCGGCTGGGACGGAAGGACGTCTCCATACTGAAGATAGGTACTCCTGTACCTCTGCCTGTGAACCTGGTGGAGGATTTTGTCGACAGACACGACCGAGTTTTGGTTTTGGAGGAGACTCAACCGGTTGTCGAGGGACAGATCCCGAACAGGACCGCCGTCATGGGAAGGTGGAACGGTTGGGTTCCTAAGACCGGGGAGTTGGTCCCGGAGGTCGTGGAGTCGGTACTTCTCAGGGCGCTCGGGGTCAAGGAGGATCTTTCGGACCGCGAGGTTTTTAATAAAATAGAGGAGGAGCTTTCCCCGGAGAGGAGACGTCCCAGACTTTGCCCCGGATGCTCTCACCGTCCGGCTTATTTCTCGATAAGGAAGGTCTTCCCCGATGCGGTGGTAGCCAGCGATATAGGATGCTATGGTCTGGCCATAGCCCAGAACGCGGTGGATACCAACATCTGTATGGGAGGATCGGTCACTGCCGCGTCTGGCATATATCTGGCTTTCAAGGCCGACGGCAAGGGGACGGATCGCCCCATATTCGCCACCCTTGGTGACTCCACGTTCTTCCACAGTGGGATGACCGGTCTGGCTACGGCGGTTTACAACCGTCACGCCTTCGTTCTGGTCATACTGGACAATCGTATAACGGCCATGACCGGAGGACAGGATCATCCTGGAACGGGAGATAAAATGCGTTCCGGCGAGGAAGGGGTATCTGTCTCCATAGAGGAAGCGGTTAAGGGATGCGGCGTGAAATGGCTTTCCGTCTTGGATCCCTACGACATAGAAAAGAACAAAAAGACCATCGAAAAGGCCTGGGAACACGCTTCCTCCAACGGTGAGCCGGCGGTCATAGTATTCCGTCACCCCTGTATAACCATGCTCAAGGTCAAGCCCGAGTATCGTCCTGTGAAGGTAGATCCGTCTGTATGCATAGGATGCGGTATCTGTATAAGGGATTTCAACTGTCCCGGCCTGGTCTGGGACCAGGCAACCGGTAAGGCGATGGTGGACGATCGCTATTGCGTCAATTGCGGTGTATGCGTAGCTGTGTGTCCCAAGGGTGCGATAGTTCCGGAAGGAGGGGACAGATAA
- a CDS encoding helix-turn-helix transcriptional regulator — protein MEKLHPILRSMLPMVKGLALALGPDYEVVLHDVSDPDHSVVAIENGHVTGRSVGSPLRDFALYVLKSAEEQDRDYVVNYLTRSKDGKRIRSNTFYLKDDTGEIVGYMCVNYDMTKAEMVKGMVDFLVAVDPSAAYSEFDVDGPQGKFEDLLERNLRVLRGKVGKPLHLCSKQECLEAVKDLDEGGFFLLKGAVETLAQETGKTKYTIYSYIREVRKED, from the coding sequence GTGGAAAAGCTGCATCCGATATTGAGATCCATGCTGCCCATGGTAAAGGGGCTCGCCTTGGCTCTGGGCCCCGATTACGAGGTGGTTCTGCACGACGTCTCCGATCCGGATCACTCGGTCGTGGCCATAGAGAACGGCCATGTCACGGGCAGATCCGTAGGTTCGCCTCTGAGAGATTTCGCCCTCTATGTCCTGAAGTCCGCCGAGGAACAGGATCGGGACTACGTGGTCAACTATCTCACCCGATCGAAGGACGGCAAGCGGATACGTTCGAACACCTTTTATCTTAAGGATGATACCGGAGAGATCGTGGGATATATGTGCGTCAACTACGACATGACCAAGGCGGAGATGGTCAAGGGAATGGTCGATTTTTTGGTAGCGGTGGATCCCTCGGCGGCCTATTCCGAGTTCGACGTGGATGGTCCTCAGGGTAAGTTCGAGGATCTTCTGGAGCGTAACCTGAGGGTGCTCAGAGGAAAGGTCGGAAAACCTCTGCACCTATGCTCTAAACAGGAGTGTCTCGAGGCGGTTAAGGACCTGGACGAGGGGGGCTTTTTTCTTTTGAAGGGGGCGGTCGAGACCCTGGCTCAGGAGACCGGTAAGACGAAATACACGATTTATTCCTACATAAGAGAGGTCAGGAAAGAAGATTGA